AAGCGGTGACCAAGCCATTGCTAATGGAGAGCAGAAGAAGAGCGCTGAGGCAcgtaccaacgacgaaggcGAGCTTAAGCGACCCGAGCCTAACACGGCACGGGCAGCAAACGTCTTGACGGCAGATTTGCTGACGGCCGCCGAGCGCAAAAAGACGCGGGCAGCTCCAGTAGTCAACAACATGATAATTTGACAACGAGGACTACTCGTGTGCTAACGTAAGCAGGGGGGAAGTATTGAGCTGAGAAAAACACGCCAAAGGATGAAACCTGATCGATCTGATCTTTCGAATCCTTTTTATAAGCGATCAGGGAACGTTTGTGTTCGCTTTTGACACCTTCCTTTCGAATTCGCGTCGAATTTTTTGGCCGTGATCCTTCGCTATGGAAGCTACCCGGTGTGTGTCACGACTATTTTTGCTCGACCCTTTTTTCGTGGCACGACGGTGTCGACTCGTCTCGTGATGCGCATCACTGATGAGGACGCGCAGGATCGGAACCGACCCGCGTCACAATGAAATACCTCAGCACTGGGATGCGACTTTTGCTTATTCTCTCTATCAATATTGGACGCTGGAGTTTGGcttgcttactgttaattcgcttttcacagtcaatggacTGATGACGTAGACAAAAGGTATCTTTGATCAGTCACGAGCGATCGGGAATGACTGCATTGGAACCCCAGACCGAAGCATGATTCGAGCGTGATAAAACTCTTGTGCCACACCGTTGCTTACATAAATATTATATCACGTGTCTCGTCATTTGTTTCCCTAAATTTGCAGAACGGCTACGCTCTTGCTCTCTCATCGTCTGTTTTCAGCCATAAAACGAGTATCATTGCAACGCAGTTTCACAGCCAATTTATCATTGGTGTTTCAATTTTATATCGCttgcttttgttgaaagaCGGTGGCCAACTCTTGCAGCCAGTCACCCGGGAAAAGATTACAGCAGTTGGCAAGAAATGCATTCTTGTAAAAGAAAACACTTTAACAGATATTAATGTAAGTTTGCGTAGTGTATGATATGAGACTTTCTTTGACTGCTCAGTTGCGTTCTCATTATGAATGGTGAATAGAATTTGTGAATTTTCGTTGTCAAATTCAATCATCGCCGCTTGGATGCGATATGAATAGTAAGCAAATGAATAAATGGACGGAAAGGTTGGGAACCGAGTCGTTTCCTTGTGTTGTTGTATGAAATCATGGATGCCATCGCTACTTTCCTCGGcgattgttgctgttgttgttgttataATTGGTCTTGTTGTTCCAGTTATGCTTGCGTCCACGACCCGCCGTGCTAAATTTGGCGTTCCGGGTCCAAGACGACGGCATACTGGAAGCGGATGGCTCGGTCCTGTAGTCCACCAAACCAAGGTACTCGTCATCGCTGACAGTCTGACGAAGCTTCCGCAACACATAGTCGTTTACGTAGCCCGTATTTCGGCAGCTTTCAAAAAAAGCTCGCGCGTGCGCGTACCGGGTAGCAGGATCGTCACGAGGAAGGAGGTTAGCACAGACTGACAAAAGAATAGTGTAGGTATACGAGTCAGGATCCATCTCGGACCTCGTTGATAGCCAGTCAAACACGCGAAATGCTATTTCCAAGGCCTCGCCACGATCTTCTTCGTGTTTCGAAAAAGCACAAGCATTGCACACTGCGTTTGCTGTATGAACATTGGGCTTGATGTCCGGGTCGGCGGTTGCTTCATAGCGCTCTATCATGCCGTTTAGGATTTGCTCCGCTCGTCTGGCGGCGCCCTTCTCCCCAGACTTCGCCCAGGCATCAATTACAGAAGTGTGTGTTCGAGTGTTGGGTTTGAAATCGTTATCACCGTCATGGTGTCTATGTTCCATGACAGAGAGGACATGTTCAGCCCGTGCTGCAGAGCCGCGCTCACCGGATTTTGCCCAAGCGTTGATCAAGGTGTTATATGTGTATGTGTCAGGTTTGACTCCCTTGTTTCCCGATCGGCACAAGTCATCCATGTGATCCAATATCTGCTCAGCCCGGCGAGGCGCCATTCGATCGCCGGAACGCGCCCAAGCGTCCAGGACTGCGTTGAAGGTAATAGTGTCGGGTCTCACATCATGGTTTCCTTGCTTATGCAAACGGTCCATCCACTCCAAAATTTCCTCGGCTCGTTCCGCTGCTGCTCTGCCACCGCCACTCTTCGCCCAGGCATCAAGAACTGTATTGAAGTTGATCGTCGTTGGCTTCACATCCTCCCCGCCACTGTTGCGGTGGCGACCTACCATATTTTGCAAGACTCGCTCGGCTCGCGCAGCCGCTCCTGCTTCACCACTTTTTGCCAAGGCATTAATGACGGCATTGTATGTAAAGGTGTTAGGCTTGAGATCTTTATCTCCAGCTATGTACTTGGCTTCCATTTTATCCAATAGTTGGTCTGCTCTAGCCGCAGCTCCACGGTAGCCGCTCTTCGCCCAAGCGTCAATCACGGCCGTGTACGTAAAGGCGTCGGGCTTGAGGCTTGGCATTCCCGAAGCGTGAAGTCTACTCATTGCAACGAGcatttcttctgcttttGAAGCAGCGTCGTGTTCCTTGCTCTTGGCCCAACAATTAATCACAGTGTTGAAAACATACGTATTGGGTAGTAGATCCGAGTGCCGGACGGGATCTGTCTGGTGTAGCTGCATCATGTTGGCAAGCAAAGAGTCCGCACGAGCTGCTGCACCACGTTCGCCACTCTTGGCAAAGGAATCAATTACTGCTCCGTAAGTTACCACATTTGGTTTAACATCGGGGTCTCCCATTTCGTGTAAGCGATGCATTCGAGCCAGAAGCTTTTCGGCTTCGATCGAAGCACCTTTGCCACCACTTTTGGCCCAGCAGTTAATGACCACGTTGTACGTGATCGTGTCTGGCTTTGCCTGTGTGGCTCCTTCTTTAAACTTAGCGTGCATGCGCGTTAGTAGCTCTTGAGCTTTCGCCGCTGCTTCCGTACCACCAGCCTTAGCGTAGGCATGGATAACGGTATTGAAGGTGTACTTGTCTGGCTGGATGTCACAAGCGTGCAGTGTCTGCATCCAGGACAAGATCTGCTCGGCGCGAGCTGGAGCAATTTTTTCCTTGCTACGGGCCCAGGCATTGATGACGGCGTTGAATATGCCAGTGGTTGGACGGAGTGCATCGTGACCACCACCCTTATATAGCTGGTGCATGCGCTGCAAAAGGGCCTCCGCATGCTGTGCGGCTGCTCCTCCTTCGCCACTCCGAGCCCAGGCATCCACTAGGAAAGTAAGCCAACAAAAAGATAAGAAGAGATATGCATGAAGCCAAAGGAAATAGAATTGCTCAATACGCACCTGCCATGGTATACATCTTGGTGGTCGGTATCACCTGGCGATTACCCGAATCGTACTCCTGTTGCGCTCTCTTCAGCCACAATTCAACCATGGATGCTCCTTGTGCGCTTTTCGTTTTGGCCCAAGCATTCATTATAGCTGATAGGGGGACAGTTGAGGGGTCGAGCTGCCCTATTGGGATTTCCTGCAATTTTCGATTCATACGCAGTAGCcattctttctttttcgtgCGAGGTGAGGAACTCGATGGAGctgaaaaggatttggctTCCCacgcatcatcgtcgtcccCTTCTTCCGCAAAATCATGCAAGTCGTCCacttcatcatcatcgaaCGATGCATCGTCAATGAGAGGGGGTTGCGTAGGCAAAATAGGTGGCTGATGGGATGGCCTGGTTGGAGACAGATGTTGCGAGGACCGATCAATGgtgtgttgactgtgatacgAATGCTTATCTAAATCTGCGGTCATATTCGTTCCCCAAGCTGTCTCATCCGATACCGTAGAAAGCTGTTGAAGAGATTCAGAGGTATACGAGGCCCGTGCGTTTTCCTGGGTCGAACGCAAAGTCGATGGCGACGCCATGGAAGTGTCCTTGATAGATCGCGGACTGTATAGTTGCTGTATGGACTTGTGCTCCCTGAGCGGTGATGTTTGAGGGGTCAACGGGCCGCCGGTACTGCTGACACCACTACTTCCACCCCGGCCGCCTCCCTTGCGCTTGTTGGCTCGCTGTTTGCCGCGTTGCCTGGGACGACGTGATTCTTGACTGGTGTTGACCCCATTATCCGCAGGATCTTTCTTGGGACAATTGTCGTGGTTGGACCATGAAGCTGTTACTGCGGCTTGGGGGTTGCTGCTCGTACCGTCACTATTTTGGCTGGTTCGCGGTAGAGGCGACATCGAATCCGCAAATTCAGATTCGAGAACTGCCGAAAGCTCATTCGATGCGTGGTGAGAAGCAAATCCTGGAGGAGCGGCTTTCTTTCCTATAGATGATCCTCCTGTACTCCACGTTTGACCAGCACTTGAACCGGAATGGGCGTTCATTAAATCAGGAATGCTATGGTTTCCTTTCGATATTACCGAAGCGTCAGTTTGGTTATCGTTTCTGCTGGCCGGGAAGTAGTAATAATCGGAGGCTGGAAAGGACGGAGAAGCTGCCGTCTGCGATTGCGGGCTCGACGCTGGGCTCGGTGGGCCTACTATAAGTGGATTCAAACCATCCTGGTGAGCATAGGTCGAGGTGTTGGGGCCGATGGAAAGCTGCGCGAGGCTGTTCGAGAATGACGAGTCTTGTGTGTGATTCGAGGAAGGATCGAGACTGTCCGCGTACTGCGTTCTAAGGCCAGAGAATGATCCGGAATGAAAGGCTGCGCTGGAACTATGCGACGTCCTCGAGTGGTTGTCTGCCCAAATACTGCTATTTCTAGAGTGCTGTGACGAGGAATCGTGCAGATCGTTCCAAGAAGAGTGGCTTGCTCCGAACACACCACTCCCATTCATATTCCATTGATTGGACGACAACTCGGGATCTGCTTTCCATGAAACATGTACAGGCTGTTGTCCTGGTTCTTCTCGCTGCTGCTTCCCTAAGGAAAGCCCAGCTGCAGAGACATTTACTTCGTGCACATACTTGGGCGACCTCGCCGACTCATCTTGACGACCTTCCTCCGTAGAAGGTAAGCTCTCGCTCCACAGCGATGGAAAGATAGATGGGTTGGTCATATTAGAGGATCGCACCGTGTGCGGTAGCCGCAATGGCAGCCTTTCTTCGAAAAGGCCTTGCCAAAAATGAGAGTGCTAACGCAACTAACGATGGATATGATGATACTCAGGCGCTGGATATCAATAGCTTTCGATGCCCGGGTCTACCGCCAGCCAGATCGATAGCAATCTCAACGGTATACTCTGTAGTAGACAGTTGATTCACCGGATGACACGGACAGGAGATACTAGCTCTCTTCAGAGCAACGATTGCGTTCTCCGGTCCAAAACGGTGAGAGGCTGTAATTGGAACTGGGCGGATCCgcattttacagttagtgcaCACCGGCGAGCTTACAGTAGTAACCTTCGCGCTAAGGGAAATCTGCTTGAGGAGAGGTGCACGGAGCGATCGCGAGTCTCATTCATTCTCCAGCGTCTCGCGGCTATAGAAGCCGCCCGTTATAGGTGTTGGTGAGGTGGTTCGCTATTTTCAGTGCCGTTTGGCAAGAATACTTAAGCAGGCGTAGGCAATAAAATATAGTAACCATAGAATAAAAGGAAGGTTTCCCATAACGAACATACATGTGATTAGGCCAAAATTTCGAACTGGATTTCCAAATTTCCTAATTGCcctctttttcttcggcaAGCAAAACTCGAATAGCTAGGACAGACGCAATAAGTTCGAAAGTGATGTTGCACTCCGATCCCCAGCCCTCACCCCGTCTGCGTGCGTATATCTCTCGATAACCACGGGACAATCCTTCTTTTATAAGCCACTGCACAAAATCGCTCATGAGCCCCCAAGGTGCTTTTTCAGTCTGGACAATCAAAAGTTGAATTTGCATTGTAAATTTTGAAGCAACCAAATACCTCGGTTGCTCCCAGTCACATCAGAATCGAGCAGCAGGAAATCCAAAACAACCAACATGACCGTAACAAGGACACTGTCAAAGCGAGGAAAACCGAAGTTCTGCCTTTCACTGTCCGCAAGCTTAAGCAAAAACTCCTCCTGATAGCGTCTTAGAAGCAGCTCAATACTACTACATCGACACTTTAGCACAACTACTGAACAGCACTCGGTAGAAGAGTCGTTCGCTGGGAGCTACAATGACGGGTGACGAAGCGTCTTCACCTACTCTTACCGCGACGCCTTCGAAAAAGCGGGCTTTCGTTTCTGCTCCTCCTGATAGAGGCGGCTACCATAACTTGAGTCTGTATGGTGAACACAAACGCGCTGTTTCTTCCGTCAAGTTTGCTCCGGATCGCTTATGCAAGAGCTCTCATGCCTTGTGTGCTTCCGCGAGCGCGGATGGTTCCGTAAGGCTGTGGGATCTGTCGCAGGATATGTACGAAAGCCTCCCAACGATGACAACTTCGACGACTGTCGTGGGGGATGCGCCGCTCGCATCCGCTACTAAACAGCTGCAACCGGTAGTCACTTGCCTCGGGCATTCGCGAGGCATCAACGAAGTGTGTTGGAATCCCACATCCCCTCTACTCGCGACCGCTAGCGACGACAAAACCATTCGCGTGTGGGACGCTGTCACGGGTGACGCGCTCGTGGAATTTCGTGGCCACGACAATTTTGTCTTTTGTGTCGATCAGAAGCAATCCATGTTGGTGTCCGGTTCATTCGACGAAACGGTCAAACTCTGGGACGTTCGTTCGGGTGAGTGTGTAAGTACACTGCCCGCGCACTCGGACCCAGTCACGGCCGTTTCCTTCAATCGGGACGGAACCTGTGTCTGCAGCGCCTCGCACGATGGCTTGATCCGTATATGGGACGTGGCGACGGGTGAATGCCTGAAAACAATTTACGCTGCTAAAAATCCGCCTGTTTCGCACATCACCTACAGCCCCAACGGTAAATACGTATTGGCGGGAACGCTGGATTCAATGCTACGTTTGTGGCCGGTGAACCGGATTGGCAGCAGCAAATGCGCCAAAACATACCAAAGTGAGCTGCATCACGTTAACAACAAGTACTCGGTTGTGTCAACGTTCACGTACGATGGGAATATTGTGACGGGAAGCGAAACGGGCAAGATTTGTTTGTATGATTTGCAATCTCGACAAATTCAGCAAGTGCTGGAATGTCACGAAGGACCTGTCTTG
The sequence above is drawn from the Phaeodactylum tricornutum CCAP 1055/1 chromosome 21, whole genome shotgun sequence genome and encodes:
- a CDS encoding predicted protein, with the protein product MTNPSIFPSLWSESLPSTEEGRQDESARSPKYVHEVNVSAAGLSLGKQQREEPGQQPVHVSWKADPELSSNQWNMNGSGVFGASHSSWNDLHDSSSQHSRNSSIWADNHSRTSHSSSAAFHSGSFSGLRTQYADSLDPSSNHTQDSSFSNSLAQLSIGPNTSTYAHQDGLNPLIVGPPSPASSPQSQTAASPSFPASDYYYFPASRNDNQTDASVISKGNHSIPDLMNAHSGSSAGQTWSTGGSSIGKKAAPPGFASHHASNELSAVLESEFADSMSPLPRTSQNSDGTSSNPQAAVTASWSNHDNCPKKDPADNGVNTSQESRRPRQRGKQRANKRKGGGRGGSSGVSSTGGPLTPQTSPLREHKSIQQLYSPRSIKDTSMASPSTLRSTQENARASYTSESLQQLSTVSDETAWGTNMTADLDKHSYHSQHTIDRSSQHLSPTRPSHQPPILPTQPPLIDDASFDDDEVDDLHDFAEEGDDDDAWEAKSFSAPSSSSPRTKKKEWLLRMNRKLQEIPIGQLDPSTVPLSAIMNAWAKTKSAQGASMVELWLKRAQQEYDSGNRQVIPTTKMYTMAVDAWARSGEGGAAAQHAEALLQRMHQLYKGGGHDALRPTTGIFNAVINAWARSKEKIAPARAEQILSWMQTLHACDIQPDKYTFNTVIHAYAKAGGTEAAAKAQELLTRMHAKFKEGATQAKPDTITYNVVINCWAKSGGKGASIEAEKLLARMHRLHEMGDPDVKPNVVTYGAVIDSFAKSGERGAAARADSLLANMMQLHQTDPVRHSDLLPNTYVFNTVINCWAKSKEHDAASKAEEMLVAMSRHRNSGGEDVKPTTINFNTVLDAWAKSGGGRAAAERAEEILEWMDRLHKQGNHDVRPDTITFNAVLDAWARSGDRMAPRRAEQILDHMDDLCRSGNKGVKPDTYTYNTLINAWAKSGERGSAARAEHVLSVMEHRHHDGDNDFKPNTRTHTSVIDAWAKSGEKGAARRAEQILNGMIERYEATADPDIKPNVHTANAVCNACAFSKHEEDRGEALEIAFRVFDWLSTRSEMDPDSYTYTILLSVCANLLPRDDPATRYAHARAFFESCRNTGYVNDYVLRKLRQTVSDDEYLGLVDYRTEPSASSMPSSWTRNAKFSTAGRGRKHNWNNKTNYNNNNSNNRRGK
- a CDS encoding predicted protein, which translates into the protein MTGDEASSPTLTATPSKKRAFVSAPPDRGGYHNLSLYGEHKRAVSSVKFAPDRLCKSSHALCASASADGSVRLWDLSQDMYESLPTMTTSTTVVGDAPLASATKQLQPVVTCLGHSRGINEVCWNPTSPLLATASDDKTIRVWDAVTGDALVEFRGHDNFVFCVDQKQSMLVSGSFDETVKLWDVRSGECVSTLPAHSDPVTAVSFNRDGTCVCSASHDGLIRIWDVATGECLKTIYAAKNPPVSHITYSPNGKYVLAGTLDSMLRLWPVNRIGSSKCAKTYQSELHHVNNKYSVVSTFTYDGNIVTGSETGKICLYDLQSRQIQQVLECHEGPVLAVAAHDKLPLLASGGMTADRRVEFWAKPPQGMDGQPAIKRARD